A window of Apium graveolens cultivar Ventura chromosome 8, ASM990537v1, whole genome shotgun sequence contains these coding sequences:
- the LOC141679994 gene encoding ent-kaurene oxidase-like, translating to MDLVVNLQSTPAVSVPVVVIGGVSIWLFKRFVDHKEKSPSNLPPLPEVPGLPLIGNLLQLKEKKPHKRFTKWVVTYGPIYSIKTASSTMVVLNSNDVVKEGSTSDNPFYVSIYS from the exons ATGGATTTAGTTGTGAATTTGCAATCAACCCCTGCTGTGAGTGTCCCGGTTGTAGTTATTGGTGGTGTTTCTATTTGGTTGTTCAAAAGATTTGTGGATCATAAAGAAAAATCACCCTCAAATCTCCCTCCTTTGCCAG AGGTACCAGGGCTACCATTGATTGGGAATTTGCTGCAACTGAAAGAGAAAAAGCCCCACAAGAGGTTTACTAAGTGGGTTGTCACATACGGTCCTATTTACTCCATCAAGACTGCCTCGAGCACTATGGTTGTTCTCAATTCCAATGATGTTGTCAAGGAG GGTTCAACTAGCGACAATCCATTTTATGTTTCAATCTACTCTTAA